A segment of the Melopsittacus undulatus isolate bMelUnd1 chromosome 13, bMelUnd1.mat.Z, whole genome shotgun sequence genome:
CAGAAGAGATCACAGGGCTGTAATATTGGTTATCCAGCTGCCTGGGCTGGCTCATTCTCCCAGCTGGACACACTCAGGGTTATCTGCCCATCCACAGAGTTTCTCATCCAATTgtccatagaatcacagaatcccagactggtttgtgttgaaagggatcctaaagctcctccagctccaacccctgccatggttGTGCAAAGGCCATGGCAGAGGCTTTGCCGTGTGCCGGTACCCACCTCGTGATCCTCCTGGGCTCCATGAAGCTGGGGGAGTCACGTCTCCTCTTCCTGATGGGTGAGTAGCTCCTGGATCGGCGCCGGGCGCGGGTGGGATCGGGGTCACCGTGACGTGTTCGGGGCTCGTTGTCCTTCTCTCTACACCAGAGGATGAGCAGGAGCATCAGGGATGTGGGAGGGATGCAGGCACAGCCCatgcccagcagctccccacGGGGATGATGCTTCCAGTGCCACCTgccccctccccaagccccaGTGAGGAGCCAGGACCACCCTGAGCCGCGGATGCTCCCAAGCCCATGGCTGTATCCATGCCCCAGTGCCCATGGCTGTATCCATGCCCCTGTGCCCATGGCTGTATCCATGTCCCAGTGCCCATGGCTGTATCCATGCCCCTGTGCCAATCCCCCCGGACTGACCTGCTGGCTGTCTTCTTGGGCGAGGGCGAGCGGGACCGGCTGCGTCCTGCTCTCTTGTCCCGGGATCGGGAGCGGGACTTGGAGAGGGACCCACTGGAGCTCCAGGAGGTGCTGCGCTGGCCGGGGCTGGGCGAAGGGCTCTTCCTGCGCTCCGAGGCGTGCCGGGAGTGCTTGGCCGAGGACTCTGAGCTGCTGTTGGGCCGGCCCCGGTGGTGCCTGTCCTTCACCCTGCGGAGGGAGACCCCAGCATCTCCTTGCACCCAACCCACCCCAGCTGCCAGGGTGTCCCATGGGAGCCGGGGGATCCGGGTTcccatgggaagcagcaggCGCACATACACGACCCCCAGTTTTTGTCTGGGCTGCATCCCTGATAATGGAGCATGGGATCCTGTGGGATGCTGTAATCCCATGCAGCCCTTCAGGCACTGCCCTTCACACTGGGATCATCCCTTGCTGGGATTAATCTTCTCACAGTTAGCTTGCATTGgcctgctgcagctcttccctattcccattcccaactgcatccccatctccatctctTTCCCCAtttccatccctgtccccatccccaacACCATTCCtatccctgtccccattcccatctccgTCTCCAGCAAAATTgctatccccattcccatccgCATTTCCATTCTTGTCCCAAACACTATTCCTATCCCTATTCCCACTTCCCTGCTCCCAACTCAGACCCATCCCTaacaccatccccatcccatccccaacGTCATTCCTACCCCCATCTCTGtcctcatctccatccccatcccgatCCCTTGAACATCCTGCtccccagcttctcctccaTAGCTTTACCCGGCTGTAACCAGGACACCCCTCAGCGCACCCCCcaccatcccctgcatcccaccctgGGGTCCCCCCTTACTTCTTGGCTCCGTGGTTCCTGTCGGCTCCGAGCGGGGGGTGGTAGGGATGCGATCCCGATCCCTCCGAGCCCTCCGAGTCGCTGCTGTCTCCGGCGGGGCTGAGCGCGGCTCCGGCCGGTTCCCGAGGCGCCGGGGGCCGGGCCTTGCTCTGGCCGCGGTGTCGCGGCGGGGACGCGCTGCGGGACCGGTGCCGGTGGCCGTGCTTGCCCCGCTCCGGGCTGGGCGACCGGGGGCTGCGGGCACCGTGTCGGCCCCCCCGGGGACGGGGGGAGGAGGCTGGGTCCGTCCTGCCGTGAGTCCGCGGAGAGGGGGACGCCGAGGCTGGCCTCTGGCAAAGGGTAGGGAtgggggaagaaagaggaagaaggggggatagaggaggtggggggagaagagaggaaagaaggagaaaaggggatTTTAACGGGGGGCACCGGGCCGGGGCCGCGGTTCACAACGTCAACGCACATCGCATAAGGCAGGCTACACAGACGCTACTCTGCACCTTCCTCTCGCCCTCAACAACGTGGGTCATGCAAACCTCCGCATGCAGAACGCCAAAGGAAATGATCCAAATCAAATCTTTCCTTAAATAACCCAAAGGAAAGGGTGGGATGGGAGCAATAAAACAATACAAATCAGAATCCAAGGAACCCCCGAGTCCTcagggagggaaagaaacaacccccccaacaaaaaacacccactTGGAGGCGGGGATAAAGCAAACCCCAGCGCCCGCCCCCCCCGAccaagaaaggggaagggaaaaagggggTAAAACCCAAACGAAGGGGGGGAAAtggtgggggaaaagaaaagatgagaGGAGGGAAGGTGGGGTGAGTAAATCAGACTGAGCCGAGGGGAAGGGGTCGAACCAAAGAGGGTGATGGGGGGGTCTGCTCACACAGAGGCATGCACATCGATAGAGAGAGATGTTCAGATACTGTTTGACTCGATAATACGGCTTTTGGCTTAAAAGAAACCAAGAAACAAGGAGGACGGCACAGAGTGACAATGGAGGGCAAGGCAGGGGCAGGGGGACAGGGGGGAGAAGgccaaaagaaaccaaaaggaaaccaagaaagaaggaaaaaaaaaaacaaccaaaaaaaccaaaaccaaaccaaaaaccatcAAATGAACTGAAACGGAACCAAAAGGAAACCAgaacagaaaccaaaccaaagcaaaactgcACAAATGTCCTCATCACTGAGATTAAACGAATGTCTCTGAGCTCTTCCTGGGACACGCATTGAGCTGTTAGCTGTGACTCTGCAGGAACTGCTAAGTCCTCATCAGCACTCAACACagactttgctttctgcttctttctctttattttatgtttttttccattatatgtttttttttaaagtccctCTTGGTTAACATCCACTTACCAAAAAAGTGGCATTTCCTCCTTTAGTAGGTAAGGTatgaagagaagggaaaagcgGGGCAATATAAGTGCATCATTAGATTCACAAAAatgcaagagagaaagaaaaagagcgagagaaggaggagagacagagacagagagaggagaaataaaacaaaccgACTCACTCCTCCTATGGGGTCACTGCCGAGGCCCCACGCCAGGCTAGCACTGAGAGCTGGGGCCTTGGGGTCCAGCACACAACTGTCTGAGCCCCTCCAAGCCTGGGGTTTATTCCCCATCCTTGCCATCACTGCTGGACCGTGGAAGCGGTTCCTGCATCACTGGCTCTGACCAAGCCTGGCTCAAGGGGCCTTGGGGGTCTCTTAACTCtgcccacagcccagcaccagctccctgagcatccctggatGGGTAAATCCTGTGTGGAACGGTGCTGAGCCCAGCTGAGGGGATCTAATGGGGTCCAGGGGTTGAGGCGGGAGCCGGTCACCCCAATTCTCTGTCCCAAACACACCCAGTTGGTTATTCCTCAATGGTAAGGTTCTTCCTGCCCACCCCACTGTAtcctaaatcatagaatcccagactggccTGGattaaagggaccttaaagctcatccagttccaacccctgccatggcagggacaccttccactggagcagctgctccaagcccctatgtccaacctggccttgagcactgccagggatggggcagccacagcttctctgggcaccctgtgccagcgcctgagcaccctcccagggaggAACTCTCTTACATCCATCCTGgatctcccctgtttaagcctGAGAAATGCCACTTTTCTCCCCAAAAGGGAAGTGTGACCCTGGGGACCACCATGCAGATGATGCAAAAGGAATGCAAGgcccctgcatccctgagcatcccaggGCAAGGGGGTCACAGAAGCCATTCCACACTCCACCAGTGGCATGTCCCACATCACCTCCTTGTCCCCATGGATAAGCCAACCCCTCCAGCTGCAGGCAAGCAAGCTGGGGCCAAAATGGGGGaatttggggtatttttctcTCAAGAACGTGTTGGTGCTGCAATAGATCCAGGccagccctgcccattgcacAAACCACCCTGCAAGAGTTTGGATGCAGCAGCCCTGACAGGGGGGGTTCAGCTGAGCCCATGCCCAGCCTCATCTATGggcagaggaaaatgaaagcagagaagatGGATCATAggatcccaggctggtttgggttggaagggaccttaaagctcatccagctccaaccccttccactggagcagctgctccaagcccctgtgtccaacctggccttgagcactgccagggatggggcagccacagcttctctgggcaccctgtgccagcgcctcagcaccctcacagggaagaagaagaggagagaaagagcCAAGGTTTCCTCTTTCCCAGGGGGGCACTTCAGCATTGCTGGCCATGGCCTAGGGCTGCAGGATGTGGGGGTCCCATCCACACCCTGTGTCTGGGGCTGAGGGAGCTCCTGCCCAGACGTGCAGGAAGGCATCCAAGGTAAAAGCATCCCAAATAAATCCAAATAGGCAAAGAACCATCCCAAAAGGGAAAACACACACTGGGGCATatagggatgggacagccagGGTTGGGATGCTGTCCCCTCCCCCTTGGGGACCTGCCTCTCTCCACCAAGGAAGATTCCAAGCCTTCCCTGTTGCAGACCCCTTCTATTTCCCAGGATTGGGTTTATTCTTCCCATCATGGCCAGAGGAGGGGCTAAACCCACACATTACCCAAACTTCTCATTTCTtgccccatccatccatccatccatcccgAAACTCGCTGTGCCAGGATCTGCTGCCGCTCCCACCCATGTGTTCTGGCCTCTGCTCCTCACTGATTACATTTGCCTTCATTACCCAGCCCTTAAGGGGGGGGACTCAACCAGAGCAACCGTGCTCAGTCCCTGGATGGAAATGAACACAAATTCAGAGGGCTGAAAGACACAGAAATGCATTCTACCGACAgcacaagggaagagaaaaggagggaagagaggagaagaatgGGACGTGGACagggcaaaaaagaaagaggtatatataaataaagaggggaagagaagagcATGGCTTTGCAGCTAACTGGGGGAAccatacaaaataaaaaccaaagtcATATATAGCCACCAACAAGGAGACAAaatgaaagagacagagaaggaaggcaagaaagaaagagaaagtcagaaagaaagagaaaaagaacattaaatcAAGCTACGGTGCTTTTCAACAGGCTCATCTGCAGAAGTGAACGTGCAGAGGTGGACGAAATACCTACCtttgccattggcagggacgGGAATGCGAtcataaacaaaagaaaacaataatctCCACATTTGGAGGGCAGAATGGGAAAAAGACAAGGACTCTTTAGTACGGCGATCCAGACCCCTCGGCTAACCCCGCTTGCTTGGCTTAGAGCTTGCAAAGTTAGCTTTCAAAGGGCTTTGGTTAAGCTGGGTTTAAATGATGCTCTTATTCCTGGGGCAAAGGAAAGGCTGCGGCCGCCGAGCGGGGCAGCCCCTGGGGTTTGCTGGCTGGTGGCTCTCACCCGGCTGCGTTCCGCTCTCTAGGACGTGGCCAAGTCCCGGATAACATGCAGGGAAGGAGATGGATGGAGCTGGGACACGAGGAGGGGTCGTTGGGTTGTGTCGGCCCAAAGAAAACCGGTGGCAAAGAGGGGCCGGAGGGTGCGtgtgggtgaggaggaggaggagagaccCGGGAGGAAggctggggaaggcagcagggatggatggagatgggaacagggatTTAAAAGGGAAGGCAGCGCCTCAGGGTACCCAACAGTTCTGAGGGTGCTGGTAGGAGGCTGAATCCAGAGCTTTTGGGAATGGGAGCTGGGTAacgaggatgctcagcacccatcctgTCGGGATGCAGCATTCGGGTACCCAAGTGCAGGATGCTCAGGGTGGAGGGGGCAGATAACCCAGCACCCAATGGCCTCATCCTGCAGCCAAGGAGGAGAAGAACCCCCATGGCAACAGGGTCCAGCTGAGGCCATGGGGCAGCAGCCAATTTAAGGAGGAAAAGGGCAATTTGATCTCAAACCGAGCCGGCTCCCTCTGCGGTGCGGAGCTGCTCGGTTCTCTTCCCTTTTAAATTCCTGGTTGGGGTATAGGGAATGGGAATACAATGTTCAGCGGTTGTAAATGGTTAAGGAAACACATCTgctttgtttgtctgtttgtgtCTTCTCCACATTAACACACACGAAAGCAAAAACTTCTAGAACAACACGACAACGGGAGGGGGTAAGAGAGATATCGTTTGCATTTCTGTACatcacaagggaaaagaaaagaaaccatgaGAAAGGAAACTAAACCAAGGAGGGAAGgtgtggggggggagggggaaaaaaagcacgTTTCATtgcccttccctccccctcgTCCCTGCTTCTGCTTGAGCAAGAAATGGAAGTGTATATTACCGTTTGGGTTTTTGTCAAATGGGAGgctaaagaaaaacacagatgggattaaaaagaaaaactaaaactaaaaaccagaaaccagagagagaaaaagaagagaaagaaagaaagagagaaagagagaaagagagagaagagtcCCCTCTGGTGCCGGGGAGCCAAGGAGCTCATCggcctgggtgatgctgggggagAATGGGGTGATCCCCCTTGCACCCCAGCTGCACCataggaaagaagaaagcagagaggtgCCCCgagaggtgctgctgggggtgTGGGGAGGGTGAAAGGGGGTGAATATGGGGCTCTTGGCACCGTGTTCCAGGGTGCTTCCCTGCAGGAATGTCCCTGCAGCACCTTGCCCATGGGTATGAAGTAACCTGGGGTTGAGTAGGGACCTGTGTGCCCCCCATTAGGGGTTCCCCCAGCACACGGCCTTTGCTCAGTGCTGCCTCCAGCTCCCCACCAGCCAAAGCGAGCTCCTCCCACTGGTTAAACTGGGACTGGAGCCCTGAGTGCACTGGGTTAGGGCTTTCCTCTGCTCACTGTAGGAGCAGCCCAGTCCCAGGCTTCACCAGGACCCCTGGGGtgccaaggcagagctgggggcACTGAGGCCCAAATTCACCCATCTTGGACCCCCTGAGTTCCTAAAATCAGAGCACCCGGCACCAAAACCCCCTCCAAACCCCAACACCAGTGCCCACActgggtgctgagcactggggCTGGCACCTTGGCACTGGGGAGGGTTGGGGCTGGTGGGGAAAAGATAATCTTCTGGCTTTACCCATTTTTTGGCTGTCTGGGCTCAATCCATTCCCGGGGAGGTGCTGAGCCCATTGGTGACCATAGCAGGTACCAGTGTCCTGCCAATCCATCACCCCTGGGGGTGACATCCGCAGAGCAACGTGTGGCTTTAGGGGTGGGATGAGCTACTGGCTGCCCCGACGCCTGCCCCGAGGTGATGGGCTGAGCGTACACCCAGTGGCAGGTtaatgggtgctgggggtggggggggtatGGAGCCTGCACTCCACATCTCCCTCGTGTGCCCCGGCTGGGCTCggggggagcagggaaggaggagagaggagagccGGGGTAGGGGTGTCCTGcggagggaggagaaggggagggaagcGAACGGTGATCCAAGAAAAGCCTACGTACATCCGAGGGCTCCGGGGGAGCGGCGCCGTGGCTGTGCCGGCCGTTCTGAGCGCTGCCCTTGTGCCCGTTCTGGTGCGGCGAGGCCGAGCGCTGCGGCGAGGGCGAGGACGGGCTGCGGCTGGAGCGGGCGCTGCTGCCCTTGGGGCCATCCTGCCGGCGCTTGGGGCTCAGCCTGCGGGGCACGGTACCGTGAGCTGCAGCATCAACCCCTGCCCTGAGCACTGCACCCTGGGCTGCGGCACCACCCCTGTCCTGAGCACTGCACTGTGAGCTGCAGCATCAACCCCCTTAACCGAGAGCACCGCACTGTGAGCTGCGGCATCATCACTGCCCCTGAGCACTGCACCGTGAGCCACAACATCAACCCCCTTAACCAAGAGCACCGCACTGTGAGCTGTGGCATCACCCCTGTCCTGAGCACTGCACTgtgagctgcagcatcaccccTGTCCTGAGCACTGCACTgtgagctgcagcatcaccccTGCCCTACCCTGTTCTCCAAGAGAACACTTATTGCTGCCACTAATTACTGTGGCCCTGCACTGCCTCGTTAATTACCCACCGCTCAGAGCAGCGATGCTTCCCATCTGAAAGCTGCACCAGTAATTTCATGTTTCAAATGAACTCCAGGAGCACCCTGCGAGTCATTCTGTGCAGGAGAAtagaggaaagacagaaagacagaaagacagaaagacagaaagacagaaagacagaaagacagaaagacagaaagacagaaagaaagaaagaaagaaagaaagaaagaaagaaagaaagaaagaaaggaggaaagaaagaaagcccAGCACTGCATCACCCCTGGGCTGAGACGGCTTTGCCAGAGCAAGAAACTGGATGAAAACTGGTGTCCTGTGCTCTCTATAGCTCAAAACTGAAACCCCATCTGGGCACTGTGCTTCCAGAccctccagagctgctgcagctccatcctGTTCCCCTCCATCCACTCAAGGGTCCCCACCGCTGGGACACCTCTGCACCCACTTCCCTGCCCTCCTCCCCACGATGGATGCTGTGGGGACCGGGTCCTGCCCCTACCTGCCGGGGGATTTGGAGCTGCTGCCATCGGAGGAGAGCGATGCgctgtgggagctgcaggagctgcgcCGGTGCGAGCGCCAGGCCGGGGACTCGCTGCGGGACCTGCGGAGAGGGTGGCCGGGGGCAAGGCTGAGCCGTGGCCGGGGGCACCGGGGGGTCCGCACCGCCCCGGCCCCTCCATCCGCAGCCCTCACCTCTTGcgctctttgtttttctctttccgTTTGCTCTTGGGGCTCCGGGACCTGCGGGAAGAGCCAAaagatgcagggatgggaacaggggcAGCACCCCCGGAGCCACCGATGCTGCAGGAGGAGCGATGAGGGGGACCTGCCTGAGCTGGAGCTGGCTTTGGGGGGACTATGGTTGAAGATGGGCAGAAAGGGGAGGCAGTGGGAAGGGGGgaccagctctgctcagcatccACAGGCTCAGGTCTGTTGTCACCTCTGCTGCTTGCCTTGCCTCCTCTGAGCCCCTCTGCCCACCAAGGCACCCTTTCTTACTTCTTTCACCCCAAAATAGCAGCGCTGGCAGAGGGCATCCACAGAGCACAGCAACAGCCAGGGGTCACTTTAGGTGTCACCCCTTCTCCCCTGCGGGACATTTGGGGCTGTGTGGGATCCTGCAgccacccacagcagccctTGGCCAAGGGTGAGGGATGCTCAGCATCCCATGCTCACACCCACTGTGCTTTATGGGTCCATCCCTGTGggcagaggggatggggagactgggagggcagggacaggggtCCCCAGTGGGAATGGTGGCAGTGGAGTGGCTCTCCCATCACTCTCACCTGTGTCTTCTCTTCTTCCGTGACCCCGACTCAGACCTGCAGGATGAAGAGGAGGTAGAGATGAAGGCAACACAGggggcatggggatggggacaagggCAAGGGGTGGCACTGAGATGTGCTGCTGGATGGGCAGGTGATAGCTGCTGTGAGGAGCTGATGGCCCCATGAAGAGCCATCAGGATCACTTCTGTCCTTGccttcatcccatcccagtgccaggGCTTGGGCAGCCACCAGCcagccccagtgtccccagccTGCCATGGTGTCCATCCTACCTATCGCgtctgtgtttctttccagtcttctttttcttttccttgcgGATGGGTGAAGAGCTGTCGCagctggagggggggaagcGGGTGCCCTTGATGGGGGAGCAAGAGGCTCCCCATCCCGGTGGCCCAGGGAAGtcccatcccactgctcccCACCACCCGGCTTCCCTTGGACAACCCACAGCATGCAGGAACATCACAAGGGAGTTACTTcctggggggatttgggggatGGAAAGGGGATTTTGGCAGAGGGGCTCTGCCGGAGCACCCAAATCCCACTGTGTCCCATTGCCACCCGTGGgctctgcagcctccagcaGGAGATGAGGCCGATTCCCCGTGGATTTCAGAGAGGGACAGTGGATGGGGAAGGCCAACCCATGGAGACCCTGCAGCCCACCCAGCCCAGTGGGCACGTACCTGCGCTCTGAGCCGGTTTCCTCTTTTTGCTGCCATGgggaaggcagagaagaaagggaCATTAGGGACAGCAtcctgcccaggcagccagcGCTAACCGGGGATGGGACCAGCGGGCAGACCCCTTAGGAGCCAAatcctgccctgtgctgtgccCAGCATGGAGCAGGCAAGGCCCCATCAGTACATGCAGCTGGGTGGGCTGGCGGTGCACCCCATAGCACTGTGTGTGTGGACACACGCATTGCATCGAGGATGCTCACTCTGGGGGGACTTGCCCCATGGCAAggatggggtgggaggagaGTCGCCCTCCCTGGAGCCCGGGGACAACGTGGGACTCACCGGCTCCGGCGGTGCCCggatttcttcttcttcttcttcttagGTGGAGGAGAGGTGGAGCTGCTCGAGCGCCGTTTCAGCCTATGGGACAAAGCAGGcagggcttggggggggggtgagcaGGAGGGACACCCCCTGTGCCCTGTGCCCCCCATGGGGACCCTCTCCCCACGCTCCCTGCTTGCTGCAGCCCCACCTGTACTCGCGGTGGCCGCTGTCCTGGCGGTAGCACTCGGCAGAGCAGTCgcactgcagcaggcagcccTCGCCGGAGTCGGGGTACTCCACCGCGTACTCCTCTCCATCCACACCATGGTGGTTCTCTATCACGCTGCCAAAGGAGGAAGCGCAGCGTCAATCCGGGGATCCCCCTCCCCGCATCCCGATGGAGATGCTGGAGGGAAGCCTGGGACATCCCCTCCGCTGCAGCATCCCTCGGTCAGCTCCCCTGAGGTCCGCACGCAGCAAAGCTCCTCGGTTGGGGTGTTCCCGGAGCTCCTGTTGCTGCGGAAATCCCTGCTGGGCTGGCACAGGGATGCGATGGGATATGGGTCACTGGGATCCGGCCTCAGCATCATTCAGAGCCCCTTTTGGCATCGCCCAAGcgccagggctgggcaggaggcTGCAGTCAGCCCTGGTAGGTGATGGGGAAGGATTAGGGTGAGATCCAGGTGATTATCCAGGAGCTGTCCGGGATGATCCAGGCTTTGTGCCCCTGTGTGCCCCTGGCTcggcagcagagctgcaggaggtgaTGGGTGATGTCCCCCCCTCGCGTAGGTGGGGTGAGGTGGGAGCACATCAGCCCTGGGGCCATCAGggtctcctctgcctcctgaGGGACTCCATCAGCATTAATTCTCCCTGCTGCCATGGAAACCATCGGGAGGTTGCCATTGACTGCAGGCCCGGCAGCTGGACCACGGGCAGGAGGGACCCAGGAGTCCCTGCCCAGACCCTTCCTGCTGCCCACACCTCCTCATTCCTCCTCTGCTATCAGCATCAAACCTCACCAGGAGCCTCGTGTTTGCTCCTGTTCCTGGGGGCTGCAGGACATCTCACACAGGATGTGGCCATCCATAGCACCACACCAGCCTAGGCACTTGCTTCCCAAAGGAGATTTGCCCTTGGGAACCGATGAGGGCTCCTCCATCCTTCCCACTGAGAGGTGTGTAGCAGGGAATGCTGGTGGATAAAGGCACTGGTCCCTTGGCAGCCTGGCCAGTGTCTATGGCTGAGCTGAAGGATGCTCCCATCCCCAGACAGCAGATGTGAGTGCAGCACGTTGGCATCCCTGGCCACAGGCAGGCCCTGGGCTCTTGAACCCAATTACAAGTGGTTTGGACCAGAACTACAAGCGGATCATCCTCCTCCTGACCACAGATGATGGCTCAAGTGGGTCTCAGGCTCCTTCCTATTGCTGCAGCCATGGCATTCTGGGTCCTCTCCAAGCAACTCCTGCTCTGGCCATGCCCcgagggcaggagcagccttTTAGCCACTCACCCAACCatgggaagcaggagaaaaacGAGGAGCGAGCAGGGATAATTCCCTGTTGGACTCCGCTCCATGAGCTCCGCGCCTGAGTCTCCTGCCAGCATCTCACCCATTAGCTGTGCTCAATGGCTCAAGACAGGCGGCTGCTGCCCCAGTTATCCCTCCCCGCTCCTGTTTGCAATCCCACCAGCCTGCCCATCAAGCAGCTATTCCCTGGGCACCAGGCTCTGCACGCACAGGGATAGGAGATGAAAACACAGGGAGCAAGCCAAGGACTCAGGTGGCCACAGCCCTGCTCGGTGGGGGGTTTGCAGATGATGCTGAGCTGTTTGAAACAGGACCAGCTGGTTCAGAGTCATGGTCCCAGCAGGCAGTGACTGAGCTGTGAACATCCACAGGGGCCCTGGATCAGGACCAGCCCATGAGATGCTTTGCTGGGTACAGTCCCAGCCAATACAAGGGCTGGGGCTCTTTATTTAAGGTTTAACTCCCTTGTCCAACCTCTTCAACCTTTGGAAATCAGAACAACCCCTTAGC
Coding sequences within it:
- the SRRM3 gene encoding serine/arginine repetitive matrix protein 3; translation: MALYNNGAEVPSPQEASNGFSQPGASGTWHKGEEEARLAEPPLVKKAHREILDHERKRRVELKCMELQEMMEEQGYSEEEIRQKVGTFRQMLMEKEGVLTREDQHGRQIVIENHHGVDGEEYAVEYPDSGEGCLLQCDCSAECYRQDSGHREYRLKRRSSSSTSPPPKKKKKKKSGHRRSRKKRKPGTRFPPSSCDSSSPIRKEKKKKTGKKHRRDRSESGSRKKRRHRSRSPKSKRKEKNKERKRSRSESPAWRSHRRSSCSSHSASLSSDGSSSKSPGRLSPKRRQDGPKGSSARSSRSPSSPSPQRSASPHQNGHKGSAQNGRHSHGAAPPEPSDRPASASPSPRTHGRTDPASSPRPRGGRHGARSPRSPSPERGKHGHRHRSRSASPPRHRGQSKARPPAPREPAGAALSPAGDSSDSEGSEGSGSHPYHPPLGADRNHGAKKVKDRHHRGRPNSSSESSAKHSRHASERRKSPSPSPGQRSTSWSSSGSLSKSRSRSRDKRAGRSRSRSPSPKKTASREKDNEPRTRHGDPDPTRARRRSRSYSPIRKRRRDSPSFMEPRRITSARKRPIPYYRPSPSSSSSLSTYSYSRSRSRSYDSYNSSSRSRSRTRSPPSRSRSPPSRSPSYNSRSSSESAGF